One genomic window of Thalassoroseus pseudoceratinae includes the following:
- a CDS encoding SDR family oxidoreductase, translating into MPYTLITGVTGLLGQYLLRDLLEKGEHVAVLVRSTPLADACARVEGILTAWESRLKRCLPRPRVLNGDLTSHDLGLNEDDARFVREHCDSVLHNAASLVFHGESRDGEPYRTNVVGTRNLVRTALDAGVERFHHVSTAYVCGQRHGSVAEIDADANADFGNDYERSKAEAESIVRNAFGDRATIYRPSVIVGDSETGFTSTYRGFYTAVQLTWLLAKTNGTQAGREFIRNLGFSADDRKNLVPVEWVSRAIIEIKQNASQVGRVFHITNPALTSTSLIEEAINTAIEQSNLETSDGRTVKRTAFREDELRAGMDVYRSYFRTDPLFDCRNTQAALPNLPCPVVDRSMLVRLCRWAMDAKFSTLPPRATIDAPPIGAVFRSAFEGSSAGFESDESLQLELTGPGGGQWTVMFEGGRPVCANSASHDFTKSLIYGPSSALWTLVSGRESSEQLLAEGSLVLEGDSQSRSRLDALVEHLRVGLASNRRAS; encoded by the coding sequence ATGCCCTACACTCTGATTACTGGTGTTACTGGGTTGCTAGGGCAATACTTGCTGCGGGATTTGTTGGAGAAGGGTGAACACGTTGCGGTCTTAGTCCGGTCGACACCGCTGGCCGATGCCTGTGCTCGTGTCGAGGGAATCCTCACCGCGTGGGAAAGTCGTTTAAAACGGTGTTTGCCTCGTCCTCGTGTGCTCAATGGCGACCTCACCTCTCACGATCTTGGACTCAACGAGGACGACGCACGTTTCGTTCGAGAGCATTGCGATTCCGTTCTTCACAATGCGGCAAGTCTTGTGTTCCATGGCGAGTCACGGGACGGTGAACCGTATCGAACGAATGTCGTGGGGACACGGAATCTCGTTCGCACGGCGTTGGATGCGGGAGTCGAGCGTTTTCATCATGTCTCGACGGCGTACGTCTGTGGTCAACGTCACGGGAGCGTTGCGGAGATCGATGCCGACGCAAACGCTGACTTTGGGAACGACTACGAACGTAGCAAGGCTGAAGCCGAGTCGATTGTAAGGAACGCATTCGGTGATCGTGCGACGATTTACCGGCCTTCGGTGATTGTCGGCGACTCGGAAACGGGATTCACGTCAACATATCGTGGGTTCTACACGGCCGTCCAATTGACTTGGCTGCTCGCCAAAACGAATGGAACTCAGGCGGGTCGGGAATTCATTCGCAACTTGGGGTTCAGTGCCGATGACCGGAAGAACCTTGTGCCTGTGGAATGGGTTTCTCGGGCGATTATCGAGATCAAGCAGAATGCATCGCAGGTCGGTCGGGTATTTCACATTACGAATCCGGCACTCACTTCCACTTCGCTGATTGAGGAAGCCATCAATACGGCGATTGAGCAATCGAATTTGGAAACGTCCGATGGCCGAACGGTGAAGCGGACGGCGTTTCGCGAAGACGAGTTGCGTGCCGGGATGGATGTCTACCGAAGTTACTTCCGGACCGATCCACTGTTCGATTGTCGGAACACGCAAGCGGCGTTGCCGAACCTGCCCTGCCCTGTAGTCGATCGTTCAATGTTGGTTCGCCTGTGTCGATGGGCGATGGATGCGAAATTCTCGACGCTTCCACCGCGAGCCACGATCGATGCCCCACCGATCGGTGCGGTTTTCCGATCGGCTTTTGAAGGTTCCTCTGCCGGTTTCGAGAGCGACGAGTCGTTGCAACTTGAATTAACTGGGCCTGGCGGTGGGCAGTGGACGGTCATGTTTGAGGGGGGGCGACCGGTCTGCGCAAATTCGGCTTCCCATGATTTCACAAAATCCCTAATCTACGGGCCATCGTCGGCATTGTGGACACTCGTTTCCGGGCGGGAGTCTTCCGAACAGTTACTGGCGGAAGGTTCGTTGGTCTTGGAAGGTGACTCGCAATCGCGATCTCGGCTTGATGCCTTGGTCGAGCACTTGCGGGTGGGTTTGGCGAGCAATCGTCGGGCCTCGTGA
- a CDS encoding metallophosphoesterase yields MTKVSTTIHAASHQASRVFAIGDIHGCARALEALLAALPIGPFDIVVPLGDVIDRGNDSRAAIELLMSLSSRCDLRPILGNHEEMMLDVLDGKPPKRWLKHGGTATLDSYGFCGRLDVIPQEHIDFIRSFSDIVELEDHFFVHGNYDSQKPLSEQSRKMMRWTSLIDHLPMPHQSGKAAVVGHTANKTGNILRQPGLTCIDTGCYGGGCLTALEVYSGEMWQASFLGKVTAPESFPQRQAGA; encoded by the coding sequence ATGACAAAAGTGTCAACTACGATTCACGCGGCGTCGCATCAGGCGTCGCGTGTTTTTGCGATTGGTGATATCCACGGTTGTGCTCGCGCATTGGAAGCGTTGCTAGCCGCTTTGCCGATTGGACCGTTTGATATCGTTGTTCCGCTTGGCGATGTGATTGATCGCGGGAACGACTCACGAGCGGCCATTGAACTCTTGATGTCTTTGAGCTCACGATGTGATCTCCGGCCTATTCTAGGCAATCATGAGGAGATGATGTTAGATGTTCTTGATGGGAAGCCGCCGAAACGCTGGTTGAAACATGGCGGGACTGCAACGCTAGACTCTTATGGGTTTTGTGGTCGTCTCGATGTGATTCCACAAGAGCATATTGATTTCATCCGATCCTTCTCCGACATCGTTGAGTTGGAGGATCACTTCTTTGTGCATGGCAATTACGACTCGCAGAAGCCGTTGTCAGAACAGTCACGGAAGATGATGCGATGGACGTCACTCATTGATCACCTGCCGATGCCTCATCAGTCCGGGAAAGCCGCGGTGGTGGGTCATACGGCGAACAAGACGGGCAACATCTTGCGTCAGCCCGGTTTGACTTGCATTGACACTGGCTGCTACGGCGGAGGTTGTCTGACAGCATTAGAAGTCTATAGCGGTGAGATGTGGCAGGCGAGTTTCTTAGGGAAAGTCACAGCGCCCGAATCCTTCCCTCAACGTCAAGCCGGGGCTTGA
- a CDS encoding NAD-dependent epimerase/dehydratase family protein: MSRLAVVGGAGGFIGGHLVAHLLEEGFQVRSVDVKPFEEWYQVHEGAENLVRNLELRDACEEVCDGSSDVYNLACDMGGMGFIENNKALCMLSVLINTHMLMAAKECQADRFFYSSSACVYNADKQRDANVTPLKEADAYPAMPEDGYGWEKLFSERMCRHFSEDYGLKTRVARFHNVYGPHGTWDGGREKAPAAICRKVIDAVHSGHGEIEIWGDGNQTRSFMYIDDCIKGIRQITEQGVPEPINLGSNELVTINQLVDIAEEISGTKLKRNYKLDAPKGVNGRNSDNTLIEKYLGWAPSIRLRNGLEKTYNWIEAEYKAKKAKSSAA; this comes from the coding sequence ATGAGTCGATTAGCTGTTGTCGGTGGAGCCGGCGGTTTTATTGGCGGTCATTTGGTTGCGCATCTATTGGAAGAAGGTTTCCAAGTTCGCAGTGTTGATGTCAAGCCGTTTGAAGAGTGGTATCAGGTTCATGAAGGTGCTGAGAACCTTGTTCGCAACTTGGAACTGCGTGACGCTTGCGAAGAAGTCTGCGATGGTTCCAGCGATGTGTACAATTTGGCCTGCGACATGGGCGGTATGGGGTTCATCGAGAACAACAAAGCGCTTTGTATGTTGAGTGTGCTGATTAACACGCACATGCTGATGGCTGCAAAAGAGTGTCAAGCCGATCGCTTCTTCTATTCTTCGTCGGCTTGCGTTTACAACGCTGATAAGCAACGTGATGCGAATGTCACGCCACTGAAAGAAGCAGACGCCTATCCCGCCATGCCAGAGGATGGTTATGGTTGGGAGAAACTCTTCTCTGAGCGGATGTGCCGTCACTTCTCGGAAGACTATGGTTTGAAGACTCGGGTGGCTCGGTTCCACAATGTCTACGGACCTCATGGGACTTGGGACGGTGGCCGTGAGAAGGCTCCCGCCGCGATTTGTCGTAAAGTTATCGACGCCGTTCATTCAGGTCACGGCGAGATTGAGATTTGGGGCGACGGCAATCAAACCCGTAGCTTTATGTACATCGACGATTGCATCAAAGGTATTCGTCAGATCACGGAACAAGGTGTGCCCGAGCCGATCAATCTCGGTTCCAACGAGCTGGTGACGATCAACCAGTTGGTGGATATCGCTGAGGAAATCAGTGGAACCAAGCTGAAACGAAACTATAAACTCGACGCGCCGAAGGGCGTCAACGGTCGCAATAGCGATAACACGTTGATCGAGAAGTATCTCGGTTGGGCGCCTAGTATTCGACTTCGCAACGGACTCGAGAAAACCTACAATTGGATCGAAGCGGAGTACAAAGCGAAGAAGGCAAAATCGTCCGCTGCCTAG
- a CDS encoding glycosyltransferase family 4 protein, with product MRILIHDYAGHPFQVQLSRQLAKVGHEVLHLYSGSINTPRGALNKNDADPVGFNIRPIFLDQEIKKYSFVSRFRQESEYGRKLAAEISSSRPDVVLTANTPSLVLQSLVKACRRTGCRLVSWIQDLYGLAAYRILKKKLPGIGHLAGRYFMRLDRQACLASDQVVVISEDFKDVLAQQGVPDDKIHVVHNWAPLEELPLRSRDNEWSLKLGLTKEVRFLYSGTLSIRHNPDLLLQLGIHLDQLGRGELTVVSQGEGAEWLKSRVAEHGVQSIRILPFQPFEEMPNVFGSADVLIGILEPEAGVFCVPSKMLSYMCAQRALLAAIPKENLSARIIEGNSAGLVVDPRDSAAFVQAADELATSSSLRLKMGLAARNYAETHFDIERICDRFEQLLGGATEPHSADRLVRQSIDRIERIGA from the coding sequence ATGCGAATTCTGATTCATGATTACGCTGGTCATCCCTTTCAAGTTCAGCTGAGTCGGCAGTTGGCAAAGGTTGGACACGAGGTTCTACATCTATATTCGGGGTCGATCAACACTCCGCGAGGGGCATTGAATAAGAATGATGCAGACCCAGTCGGCTTCAATATTCGGCCGATCTTTCTCGATCAGGAGATCAAGAAGTATAGTTTTGTTAGTCGGTTTCGTCAGGAGTCGGAATACGGCCGGAAATTGGCGGCAGAGATTTCATCGTCGCGGCCGGATGTCGTGCTGACGGCCAATACGCCGTCGCTCGTGCTTCAATCGTTGGTGAAGGCATGTCGACGGACTGGCTGTCGATTAGTGTCTTGGATTCAGGACTTGTATGGGCTGGCTGCTTATCGGATTCTTAAAAAGAAACTTCCAGGCATTGGCCATCTTGCTGGCCGATACTTCATGCGGTTAGATCGGCAAGCGTGTCTTGCTAGCGATCAAGTCGTTGTTATTAGCGAAGACTTTAAGGATGTGCTTGCCCAGCAGGGCGTGCCCGATGACAAAATTCATGTCGTTCACAACTGGGCTCCGCTGGAGGAACTTCCTCTTCGTTCACGAGACAACGAATGGTCATTGAAACTCGGGTTGACTAAAGAGGTTCGGTTTTTGTATTCGGGCACCTTGTCGATTCGTCATAATCCCGATTTGCTCTTGCAACTTGGTATTCATCTCGACCAGCTTGGCCGGGGTGAGTTGACGGTCGTCTCTCAAGGTGAGGGTGCAGAGTGGTTGAAATCGCGTGTTGCTGAGCACGGTGTTCAGTCGATTCGTATTTTGCCGTTTCAGCCCTTTGAAGAGATGCCCAATGTCTTTGGCAGTGCAGATGTATTGATTGGCATCTTGGAACCTGAAGCGGGCGTGTTCTGCGTGCCGTCCAAGATGCTCAGTTATATGTGCGCTCAACGGGCATTACTAGCCGCGATACCGAAAGAGAATTTGTCCGCTCGCATTATTGAAGGGAATTCAGCGGGTTTAGTCGTTGATCCTCGTGATTCAGCGGCGTTTGTTCAGGCTGCGGATGAGTTAGCCACTTCGTCGTCTTTACGATTGAAGATGGGGCTTGCTGCTAGAAACTATGCGGAAACGCACTTTGATATCGAACGGATTTGTGACCGCTTCGAACAGTTGCTCGGAGGAGCGACCGAACCTCACTCGGCTGACCGTCTAGTGCGTCAGTCGATCGACCGTATTGAAAGGATTGGAGCTTAA
- a CDS encoding glycosyltransferase family 4 protein — MTKRIVDEFRTRGAVDVFGMSKTGDSSHSNAARKLLKGVRAVLASLWLVGKRISGKRVLYTTVDHGFGRFYNILVVAAARLLGYQCVIHHHTFGFCRERDRFIVLLDRMLGKSGVHVLLGEEMVESFQRLYDPVAQHVILPNMFMVPPNTCSSGQAVDCRSAVAKPFVIGHLSNLSVAKGLSEVIGTFAELRGRGVDVILRLAGPPVTKRDADIIDDARERYGKAFEYIGPVYGDRKAEFLESIDVKLLPSRSEAQPIVLIEAMASGKPVIAFARGCIPSLVGTDGGVVVDIDEDFVARASAVIQGWIDSPSEYFETCQTVTKYSQSLHKMANSSLQLFIEQMMSPHGMNAEETSNQDVTRHLDHAA; from the coding sequence GTGACCAAGCGGATCGTTGATGAGTTTCGCACGAGAGGTGCGGTGGACGTCTTTGGGATGTCGAAGACGGGCGACTCGTCTCATTCAAACGCTGCTCGAAAACTACTCAAGGGTGTTCGAGCTGTTCTTGCGTCATTGTGGCTTGTCGGAAAACGGATATCTGGCAAACGAGTGCTGTATACAACTGTGGATCACGGGTTTGGTCGGTTCTACAACATCTTAGTCGTCGCTGCTGCAAGGCTGCTCGGCTACCAATGTGTAATCCATCATCATACATTCGGCTTTTGCCGAGAACGAGACCGTTTCATTGTCTTGCTTGATAGGATGCTTGGGAAGTCTGGCGTGCACGTCCTGTTGGGTGAAGAGATGGTTGAGTCATTTCAAAGGCTTTACGATCCGGTTGCCCAACACGTAATTCTTCCAAACATGTTTATGGTCCCGCCGAATACATGTTCTAGCGGGCAAGCAGTCGATTGTCGAAGTGCGGTTGCAAAGCCGTTTGTGATTGGCCATTTGAGCAATCTATCGGTCGCAAAGGGGCTATCCGAGGTTATCGGGACGTTTGCTGAACTCCGTGGGCGTGGTGTCGATGTTATTCTTCGATTAGCAGGTCCTCCAGTCACGAAGCGTGACGCCGACATTATTGACGATGCCCGCGAGCGTTATGGCAAGGCGTTTGAGTACATCGGCCCCGTTTATGGTGATCGGAAGGCCGAGTTTCTTGAGAGTATTGATGTCAAACTCCTGCCCTCTCGAAGCGAAGCGCAGCCGATCGTGCTGATTGAAGCGATGGCATCAGGTAAGCCGGTGATTGCGTTCGCACGAGGTTGCATACCGTCCCTGGTTGGAACTGACGGAGGTGTCGTCGTCGACATTGACGAAGATTTTGTCGCTCGTGCATCAGCCGTGATCCAAGGGTGGATCGACAGTCCCTCAGAATACTTCGAGACGTGCCAGACGGTAACGAAGTATTCGCAAAGCCTCCACAAGATGGCCAACTCGTCACTTCAGCTCTTCATCGAGCAAATGATGTCTCCACATGGCATGAATGCCGAGGAAACGAGCAATCAGGATGTCACAAGACATCTTGACCATGCGGCATAG
- a CDS encoding HAD family hydrolase, translating into MPQESVVRPCNSVEEVRDGVGTQGEQQPVVLFDLCGTLYDGNTTHDFLAFFLRRNRGRYRIWRAWVFTAKVLRRFIPRPMLHRLYLRCVGQLLVNYSREELLEYAGIFWNQCWDNRQIRTTVELLADAKKCGSHVALISAAIDPPVIALSQKLEVGAVCSQLAYDNDGHVTGFGRDLFGRKIPYLHQYLDGLDQHGPVTVYSDNANDIEMLRKVDRGIIVQRRADSRISEAPRVPTDGLEILYI; encoded by the coding sequence ATGCCTCAAGAATCGGTCGTCCGGCCATGCAACTCCGTCGAAGAAGTCCGAGACGGAGTTGGCACGCAAGGCGAACAACAGCCCGTCGTGCTGTTTGATCTTTGTGGAACGCTTTATGACGGAAATACTACACACGACTTCCTGGCATTTTTCCTCCGTCGAAACAGAGGCCGGTATCGGATTTGGAGAGCGTGGGTGTTTACCGCTAAGGTTCTTCGCCGATTCATTCCTAGGCCGATGTTGCATCGGTTGTACTTAAGGTGTGTCGGGCAGTTGTTGGTGAATTACTCGCGTGAGGAACTCCTAGAATACGCAGGCATCTTTTGGAATCAATGTTGGGATAACCGTCAAATTCGCACTACTGTCGAACTGCTTGCAGATGCTAAGAAATGCGGATCTCACGTTGCACTAATTTCGGCTGCGATCGATCCACCTGTTATCGCTCTTTCGCAGAAGCTTGAAGTCGGTGCTGTTTGCAGCCAGTTAGCCTATGACAACGACGGGCATGTGACCGGTTTCGGCCGAGACTTATTTGGCAGGAAAATCCCTTACTTACATCAATACTTGGACGGTCTCGACCAGCATGGACCTGTTACCGTCTATAGTGATAACGCAAACGATATTGAAATGCTACGGAAGGTAGATCGTGGCATTATCGTGCAACGGAGAGCCGATAGCCGCATCAGCGAAGCGCCAAGAGTGCCGACCGATGGACTAGAGATTTTGTACATCTAA
- a CDS encoding O-antigen polymerase, with translation MDYIAFLILAFVGFRDVCNAYYGPRCAYACIWAIIYAIGLLSPDLFRPISPFSDALMLLGHLGFLAGTWLCQPKQTDRVSHRQTPQMPVMPLWLTVCLSCVVLLMSAMVSIEFHGTSNALSVAAQGEIDRHAILKSSEEALNSGSLSSSLMGLSSALLMLLSVNAACCLKSNASRAFKVTTVSVTAIAILYLAIVTLAKAVILKNAIVVISIYLTQFHSKPRLKIFATATALIGLVFASWQMNMQFTNHEKITEYGIVERTEIYLVASRHAFGLDTDDEELFPRTVNGMAQYSLPIISKLLGRITGGNYEQNVYKDYVFVPHYINTYTWFYVFYHDLGIVGVIVFPLIMGAFSTWIFHRSAIAPYRHNLYLLALTYNTIVFSFFNFDFLNNSHIAIVVLLWCIYASRIGRPAMQLRRRSPRRSWHARRTTARRAV, from the coding sequence ATGGACTACATTGCATTCCTTATTCTAGCCTTTGTCGGGTTCCGCGACGTTTGCAATGCGTACTATGGTCCTCGCTGCGCCTATGCCTGCATCTGGGCGATTATCTATGCGATTGGTTTGTTAAGCCCGGACTTGTTTCGTCCGATCTCACCGTTCAGCGATGCATTGATGTTGTTGGGGCATTTGGGATTCCTCGCGGGCACTTGGCTGTGTCAGCCAAAACAAACTGATCGAGTATCTCATAGGCAAACTCCCCAGATGCCGGTCATGCCTCTATGGTTGACGGTGTGCCTCTCGTGCGTTGTCCTGCTGATGTCAGCGATGGTGTCGATTGAATTTCATGGGACGTCGAACGCACTCTCTGTGGCGGCCCAAGGGGAGATCGATCGGCATGCAATTCTGAAATCGTCTGAGGAAGCCCTCAACAGTGGTAGCCTTTCAAGTAGTCTGATGGGTTTGTCGAGTGCACTCTTAATGTTACTGAGTGTTAATGCTGCCTGTTGCCTTAAGTCGAATGCTAGCAGAGCGTTCAAAGTCACAACAGTGTCTGTGACTGCCATCGCAATTCTCTATTTGGCAATCGTTACGTTGGCGAAGGCTGTTATCCTTAAGAATGCAATTGTCGTCATCAGTATCTATCTCACTCAGTTTCATTCGAAGCCTCGTTTGAAGATCTTTGCCACTGCAACTGCTCTGATTGGCCTTGTGTTTGCCAGTTGGCAAATGAATATGCAGTTCACGAACCATGAGAAGATTACCGAGTACGGAATCGTGGAACGTACGGAGATCTATCTCGTAGCATCCAGGCACGCCTTTGGCCTCGATACCGACGACGAGGAACTCTTCCCTAGAACCGTAAATGGCATGGCTCAATACTCACTGCCAATCATCTCAAAACTACTTGGACGAATAACTGGCGGTAACTACGAGCAAAACGTCTATAAAGATTATGTGTTTGTGCCACACTACATTAACACCTACACCTGGTTCTACGTGTTCTATCATGATCTCGGGATTGTTGGTGTGATCGTTTTTCCGCTGATCATGGGGGCGTTTTCGACCTGGATCTTTCATCGATCTGCTATCGCGCCATATCGGCATAACTTGTACTTGCTGGCGCTGACATACAACACGATTGTGTTTAGCTTTTTTAACTTCGACTTTCTGAATAACTCTCATATTGCGATTGTCGTACTGCTCTGGTGTATCTATGCCTCAAGAATCGGTCGTCCGGCCATGCAACTCCGTCGAAGAAGTCCGAGACGGAGTTGGCACGCAAGGCGAACAACAGCCCGTCGTGCTGTTTGA
- a CDS encoding lipopolysaccharide biosynthesis protein, producing MSHNPLENSYSTIKRIREFIHSTSSVFTWSLVGVLSQAVLQFAIVAIIGKVSTTAAVGRYAFALAVVVPVYSFLNMQLRNVLTTDTESQFPVASYYLLRKLQVLSVVALVGLLSIPLLLNGQNCVILWLVAASKSVESISDIAHAVAQRASRFDIIGKSLLARATLGISAFAATMLSGGSLPAALLTMIAMQILVAIFFDLPQARKLTPRINSSPASLNEVGRLQVFELAKRAFPLGIVMGLCHLAEALPRICVRFQMSEYDLGIYASCGYLLILARLPVSASTQIALPRLASAYAKKNVAAFTNLVKMLMGFAACLTLAMFGCSYWLGEYALTMLFNSEVAEHSHLLLILSVATGFAFASSYLGQALTAAGRFYSQISSYIVMVCAISIAAIQLIPHFGLRGMATAYLIGTFALLLVQSVYYRKTAATI from the coding sequence ATGTCCCATAACCCTCTCGAAAATTCGTACTCCACCATCAAGCGGATTCGGGAATTCATTCACTCAACTTCGAGTGTCTTTACCTGGTCGCTGGTCGGCGTACTCTCACAAGCGGTCCTCCAATTCGCCATTGTTGCAATCATTGGAAAGGTGTCGACCACCGCTGCCGTCGGGAGATACGCTTTCGCCTTGGCGGTTGTCGTACCCGTATACTCCTTTCTCAATATGCAATTGAGAAACGTCCTGACGACAGACACAGAGTCGCAGTTCCCAGTCGCCAGCTACTATCTTCTGCGAAAACTCCAAGTCCTGTCTGTGGTGGCGTTAGTCGGCCTTTTGAGCATCCCGCTCCTTCTCAATGGTCAAAATTGTGTGATTCTCTGGCTTGTCGCAGCCTCAAAGAGCGTCGAGTCAATTTCTGACATAGCACACGCCGTGGCCCAAAGGGCAAGTCGCTTCGACATCATTGGCAAGTCGCTACTCGCTCGTGCGACGCTCGGTATCTCCGCATTTGCGGCGACGATGTTGAGCGGGGGATCTCTTCCTGCTGCCCTACTAACAATGATTGCGATGCAGATTCTCGTTGCGATCTTCTTTGATCTTCCACAAGCGCGTAAACTAACACCGCGAATTAATTCGTCGCCCGCAAGCCTCAACGAAGTCGGTCGGTTGCAAGTCTTCGAACTCGCCAAGCGAGCATTCCCGCTGGGCATTGTTATGGGACTATGCCACCTAGCCGAGGCGTTGCCTAGAATCTGCGTCCGATTCCAGATGTCCGAATACGACCTCGGAATTTACGCATCATGCGGATATCTCCTGATCTTGGCTCGACTGCCCGTATCGGCATCGACCCAAATCGCATTGCCCCGCCTTGCCTCTGCCTACGCGAAAAAGAACGTCGCGGCATTCACTAATCTGGTGAAGATGCTAATGGGATTTGCCGCTTGTCTCACACTCGCTATGTTCGGCTGCTCATATTGGCTGGGGGAGTATGCACTCACAATGCTATTCAATTCTGAAGTCGCTGAGCACAGTCATTTGCTACTGATACTTTCTGTTGCGACCGGGTTTGCGTTCGCATCATCGTATTTGGGGCAGGCACTCACGGCAGCTGGGCGATTCTACTCGCAGATTTCCAGCTACATTGTGATGGTCTGTGCAATTTCGATCGCTGCCATTCAATTGATCCCGCATTTTGGTCTCAGGGGAATGGCTACAGCCTACCTGATCGGAACCTTTGCGTTGTTGCTTGTGCAGTCCGTCTACTACAGAAAGACCGCTGCGACAATCTAA
- the wbaP gene encoding undecaprenyl-phosphate galactose phosphotransferase WbaP, whose translation MTVHSDTTDMTSTGQMSVVTRPLKQATEVAEQPTRESNGSHEGAASFPINKHDSAASVVPRSWQGIVTAAPLACIDMINVGTSITIASAVVSAVFGVSTFASAWGVIPVAALCYLCFGLYPAVGMQPIRETRQLTLASALAFSTVITARFAWAFQFDATLGTLTLAWALATFTGPPLRLIGRELLGRQSWWGQRALIIGGQEDGRQAFDQLACKPALGLRPVALLRGDTESRFGQKATDETTFGTLSSAAKLASKLETPWAVIAMTDADPAQVQHAVELCANHIPKLSVLSEAKGQPTLWAEARELHGTAALYTQHALTRRRYRWGKRAADMFLSGFGLLLISPFLLGIILAIKLRSPGPVFFGHERIGRGGRRFKVWKFRTMVVGANDVLQEYLDKNPEMRAEWERDHKLKNDPRIIKGVGNFLRKFSIDEIPQIWNILRGDMSLVGPRPIVNDEVVKYNNTYPVYLKVRPGLTGLWQISGRNNTTYEARVQYDDYYVRNWSPWLDIYILARTVKTAVLREGAY comes from the coding sequence ATGACCGTTCACTCGGACACGACAGACATGACATCCACTGGTCAAATGTCAGTCGTCACGAGGCCACTGAAACAAGCCACGGAGGTTGCAGAGCAACCAACGCGGGAGTCGAATGGTTCTCACGAGGGAGCAGCGAGCTTCCCCATCAACAAGCATGATTCGGCCGCCAGTGTTGTTCCTCGGTCGTGGCAGGGAATCGTGACAGCGGCACCATTGGCCTGCATTGACATGATCAACGTCGGCACGTCGATCACAATTGCAAGTGCCGTTGTTTCGGCCGTTTTCGGCGTCAGCACGTTTGCGTCGGCATGGGGCGTCATCCCCGTTGCTGCTCTGTGTTACCTCTGCTTCGGCCTATATCCTGCTGTGGGCATGCAGCCTATTCGGGAAACTCGTCAACTGACCCTCGCCTCGGCATTGGCGTTCTCTACGGTAATTACCGCACGATTCGCATGGGCCTTCCAGTTTGATGCAACCTTGGGAACACTGACGCTGGCATGGGCACTGGCAACCTTCACCGGTCCACCCCTACGGCTGATCGGGCGGGAGTTATTAGGGCGACAATCTTGGTGGGGACAGCGGGCGCTTATCATCGGCGGTCAAGAGGATGGACGCCAAGCCTTTGATCAACTTGCGTGTAAGCCAGCCCTCGGTTTGCGACCGGTAGCTTTGCTTCGAGGTGATACCGAAAGCCGTTTTGGTCAAAAAGCGACCGACGAAACCACTTTCGGGACCCTTTCGTCCGCCGCGAAACTTGCTTCCAAGCTCGAAACACCATGGGCCGTCATCGCAATGACCGATGCCGACCCTGCTCAGGTTCAACACGCGGTCGAACTGTGTGCCAACCATATTCCGAAACTCAGCGTTTTGTCTGAGGCGAAAGGTCAACCGACTCTCTGGGCGGAAGCCCGCGAGTTGCATGGCACCGCCGCACTTTATACTCAGCATGCGTTGACGCGTCGCCGTTACCGCTGGGGAAAACGTGCCGCCGACATGTTCCTCTCCGGCTTCGGGCTGTTACTGATCTCTCCGTTCCTACTGGGAATCATCCTGGCGATCAAACTCCGTTCTCCCGGCCCCGTGTTCTTCGGACATGAACGGATCGGCCGCGGTGGTCGCCGATTCAAGGTCTGGAAGTTCCGGACGATGGTCGTCGGAGCCAACGACGTGCTGCAGGAATACCTCGATAAGAACCCCGAGATGCGGGCCGAATGGGAACGCGATCACAAGCTAAAAAACGATCCTCGTATCATCAAGGGCGTCGGGAACTTCCTGCGGAAATTCAGTATTGACGAGATCCCGCAAATCTGGAATATTCTCCGCGGCGACATGAGCCTAGTCGGTCCTCGACCGATCGTGAACGACGAAGTCGTCAAATACAACAACACATACCCTGTCTATTTGAAGGTCCGACCAGGACTCACAGGACTATGGCAGATCTCTGGCCGTAACAACACCACTTACGAAGCGCGCGTCCAATACGACGACTACTACGTTCGCAACTGGTCACCTTGGCTAGACATCTACATCCTCGCGCGAACTGTGAAAACTGCAGTGCTCCGGGAAGGAGCCTATTGA